From Penicillium psychrofluorescens genome assembly, chromosome: 1, one genomic window encodes:
- a CDS encoding uncharacterized protein (ID:PFLUO_001468-T1.cds;~source:funannotate), whose translation MADYSQYQGPSAEWVELTKTTVVPAAGPAPGQSIEDYQKAANAGREKASALSMEKLGLRTKVSQKDFQVPTRDGQSVRARLYRPADVPSEERLPLYIFFHGGGYFFGTLDSEDARCCRVALACRIAVLNVCYRHTPHFKYPTQHHDAWDSFEWANQHLADLGAQEGQLIVGGVSSGGSLAAATMLKEYRSSAECRLRGQVLCIPSLCPTELFPFDQLASKEISSLHQNADAPILPRAQRALFFNMLDAKDYSELPYSMYGTQKMDLSKLPKSAFLVAGMDALRDEALLYAEQLQACGVPTDVHIFPGVPHGFHRYEQLSATRRWDEVVNESIKWILSDAKEAPSANGTPGAFKVES comes from the exons ATGGCAGACTACTCTCAGTACCAAGGTCCCTCCGCCGAATGGGTGGAATTGACCAAGACCACCGTAGTCCCAGCCGCGGGTCCGGCCCCTGGCCAGAGCATCGAGGACTATCAGAAGGCCGCCAATGCTGGCCGCGAGAAAGCCTCTGCGTTGTCCATGGAAAAGTTAG GCCTCCGCACCAAAGTATCACAGAAAGACTTTCAAGTTCCTACTCGTGATGGCCAGTCAGTCCGTGCTCGGTTGTACCGACCAGCGGATGTTCCGTCCGAGGAGCGCCTCCCCTTGTATATCTTCTTTCACGGCGGAGGATACTTCTTCGGCACCTTGGATTCTGAAGATGCACGCTGCTGCAGGGTAGCGCTGGCTTGTCGCATCGCAGTCCTGAATGTCTGTTATCGCCATACTCCGCACTTCAAGTATCCGACCCAACATCATGATGCCTGGGATTCTTTTGAATGGGCCAACCAACATCTGGCGGACCTGGGTGCCCAGGAGGGCCAGCTGATCGTGGGTGGCGTTTCTTCGGGAGGCAGTCTGGCCGCGGCTACGATGCTGAAAGAGTATCGATCATCTGCCGAATGCCGGCTGCGTGGACAGGTCCTGTGCATTCCCAGTCTGTGCCCTACGGAGCTCTTCCCGTTCGACCAGTTGGCCTCCAAAGAAATCAGTTCCTTACATCAAAACGCCGACGCGCCAATATTGCCGAGGGCGCAACGAGCCCTCTTTTTCAACATGCTCGACGCCAAAGATTATTCTGAGTTGCCCTATTCCATGTATGGAACACAAAAGATGGATCTCTCCAAGTTGCCCAAATCGGCGTTCCTGGTTGCTGGCATGGATGCCTTGAGAGACGAAGCTTTGCTGTATGCGGAACAGCTTCAAGCTTGCGG CGTGCCCACTGATGTCCATATTTTCCCGGGCGTCCCCCATGGCTTCCACAGATATGAACAGCTATCTGCCACTCGCAGGTGGGACGAGGTGGTCAACGAGTCAATCAAATGGATCTTGAGCGATGCGAAGGAAGCACCGTCTGCCAATGGGACACCTGGAGCTTTTAAGGTCGAGTCCTAG
- a CDS encoding uncharacterized protein (ID:PFLUO_001466-T1.cds;~source:funannotate), whose translation MAPGNVETQVAPATPFTENGQIKTKEPVVSVKPVQKETVAPYTVTEQPMNTRRPFRTVCMGAGYAGLMLGIIAKEKMQDPANEFVIYEKNSDMGGTWLENRYPGCQCDIPAHNYSYSFEQNPDWPNYYATSSQILEYIKKTCAKYGVEPFMNYNHQIVNAVWDEQKAKWLVKVQTGDKVFVDECDMFIYAGGNLNNWKWPDIKGLHDFEGKLLHSAAWDESYDFTGKKTAVIGIGSSGIQILPKLAPISSHLTTFIRSKTWVSPAPGINEPTSDDPEADEHLNFTEATLKRFREDPEYLLKHRRDVSDRRNANFDRAYTASPQQQKAQDLYKKTMKARLGDSEKGKKIYDMIVPDYAVGCRRQTPGQGYLEALCRDNVDVKWDDIGYVTKKGIMTKSGEEIEFDAIVCATGFHTDFKPRFPIVGRKGVNLQDQYADIPEAYFGLTTPNFPNFFTFIGPNSPISNGSLILAMQLTAIYIYKAITKIQCESIRTIEISEEATHDFNEHCQEFLKRTVWTSGCRSWYKKGTIDGRIVAIYGGTTYHWMEAVKNPRWEDWKIEYRQSEGRGPRNRFAFLGNGFTKREAAGGTVGESQTLAFEEFWDLFNLPDIFDSERGGGRGYKPVMKDLGAGPAATS comes from the exons ATGGCACCGGGCAATGTAGAAACACAGGTCGCCCCGGCCACCCCATTTACCGAAAATGGACAAATCAAAACCAAGGAGCCAGTTGTCTCTGTAAAGCCTGTGCAGAAGGAGACAGTGGCCCCTTATACTGTCACTGAGCAGCCTATGAACACTCGTCGCCCTTTCAGGACAGTATGTATGGGCGCCGGTTACGCTGGGTTGATGCTGGGCATCATTgcaaaggagaagatgcaAGACCCCGCCAACGAGTTTGTCATCTATGAGAAGAACTCTGACATGGGAGGTACATGGCTCGAGAACAG GTATCCCGGCTGCCAGTGCGACATTCCTGCCCACAACTACAGCTATAGCTTTGAGCAAAACCCGGATTGGCCAAACTACTATGCCACCTCGTCGCAGATCTTGGAGTATATTAAGAAGACTTGTGCCAAGTATGGCGTCGAGCCCTTTATGAACTATAACCACCAGATCGTCAACGCCGTCTGGGACGAGCAGAAGGCCAAATGGCTTGTCAAGGTGCAAACCGGTGACAAGGTCTTCGTTGATGAGTGTGACATGTTCATTTATGCTGGCGGCAACTTGAA CAACTGGAAGTGGCCCGATATCAAGGGTCTGCATGACTTCGAAGGCAAGCTGCTCCACTCAGCGGCGTGGGATGAGAGTTATGACTTCACCGGCAAGAAGACGGCGGTGATTGGCATTGGTTCCTCTGGAATCCAGATTTTGCCCAAGCTCGCTCCGATCTCTAGCCATCTCACCACCTTCATCAGATCGAAGACGTGGGTTTCCCCGGCTCCTGGCATTAACGAGCCCACTAGCGACGACcccgaggccgacgagcaCCTGAATTTTACGGAGGCCACGTTGAAGAGATTCAGGGAAGATCCCGAATATCTCCTTAAACATCGTCGTGACGTGTCGGACCGCCGAAACGCCAACTTTGACAGAGCGTACACGGCTTCGCCTCAGCAACAAAAAGCTCAAGATCTTTAcaagaagacgatgaaggCGCGACTCGGTGACAGtgaaaagggcaagaagatctATGATATGATTGTGCCCGATTACGCCGTCGGCTGCCGTAGACAGACGCCTGGTCAAGGTTATCTGGAGGCCTTGTGCCGCGACAATGTCGATGTGAAATGGGACGATATTGGTTACGTTACCAAGAAAGGCATCATGACCAAGAGTGGGGAAGAAATCGAGTTTGATGCCATTGTTTGTGCGACAGGCTTCCACACCGATTTCAAGCCTCGATTCCCCATTGTCGGAAGGAAAGGTGTCAATTTGCAGGACCAGTACGCTGATATCCCGGAGGCATACTTTGGCTTGACAACACCCAACTTCCCCAACTTTTTCA CTTTCATTGGCCCCAACTCTCCCATCTCGAACGGCTCTTTGATCCTCGCTATGCAATTGACGGCGATTTACATCTACAAGGCCATCACCAAGATTCAATGCGAATCAATCCGAACAATTGAAATTAGCGAAGAAGCAACCCACGACTTCAATGAACACTGCCAAGAGTTCTTGAAGCGCACTGTCTGGACTAGTGGATGCCGAAGCTGGTACAAGAAGGGCACCATTGACGGGAGAATCGTCGCCATATACGGCGGTACAACCTATCACTGGATGGAGGCAGTCAAGAATCCCAG GTGGGAGGATTGGAAGATCGAATACAGACAGAGCGAGGGCAGAGGTCCTCGCAATCGTTTCGCTTTCTTGGGCAACGGCTTCACCAAGAGAGAAGCCGCGGGAGGCACAGTCGGTGAATCTCAGACTTTGGCTTTTGAAGAATTCTGGGATTTGTTTAACTTGCCAGATATCTTTGATTCTGAGCGAGGCGGCGGACGAGGCTACAAGCCTGTTATGAAAGACCTTGGCGCTGGCCCGGCGGCCACGTCCTAG
- a CDS encoding uncharacterized protein (ID:PFLUO_001467-T1.cds;~source:funannotate): MASEAPSDNGLPSRNAKRKVSKITPICRTCLRCRGKKAKCDGKRPLCSLCAVSGHVCKYPEDARLGSRPSKAEVDALRNELNRIRQLLTNPETPSTHASEEGLRATDSRLATASNMAVAEWESSRRTDPRPDSSILKTNLADYHLAHAQGAASTEGEGSSHPIADPDSLASNDTQIACAIEEDGSIYVHGISSHLYQPSAQKSPSRERSGSRNLHGPKYQAVKDRLFANAAYQRQREASLVYGSGRSLGPRIDFDGLAPELALHLLELHWNRQHYLYLMTYRPAFFDSLANNGPYAHKLLLNSIYFSSCCLDSDRFIFKPDINEPHRRGERFYSRCKALLMDEIDKPSLPTIVSLVVLGTTLVSTGQPNAGWVLCGTAYRMIIDMGLHLSTAPWQDDGVPETNLTPIEIEMRARIYWASFMIDNYQSLYLGRPSYLRAANARISRDFYDYYEELENWTPYLDPEEAPSGMNTLLGSYKPRPVYAISSFKIFTALGEIASRITNFYAIGCVKLPAELHITEKQEIRAELDVWLENIPPHLRFDPLVDSPPPPNQFVPQYVALYHTLTILLERPFLSSGHLSSASNPESQALGQKRCTESAFKIWQLLDAYQKAFTFRRAPYLLSYATYCAIVVLLNQKETQGDEYEECIRFFWFALLRIQKGTHFGLRKPLQILQGLMYRVGKVMPDRDPRENEDVPSQLDHRVANESFTVPINYGNVDQMQQIFDYPIATELEAFLQQNAQQGNWPTGDWLDTMINEFGQIDDSLIGLMDSQQPVMKGYPHM, from the exons ATGGCTTCAGAGGCCCCTTCGGACAACGGTCTCCCGTCACGCAACGCCAAACGCAAAGTGTCCAAGATAACGCCCATTTGCAGGACCTGTCTTAGGTGCCGTGGGAAAAAG GCAAAATGCGACGGAAAGAGACCTCTGTGTTCATTATGTGCCGTGTCAGGCCATGTGTGCAAGTATCCAGAAGACGCAAGGCTGGGAAGTCGGCCGTCCAAGGCCGAAGTCGACGCCTTGCGTAACGAGTTAAATCGAATTCGGCAGCTCCTGACCAACCCTGAGACTCCGTCAACACACGCTAGCGAAGAAGGACTGAGAGCTACCGATTCTCGGCTAGCGACAGCTTCCAACATGGCCGTGGCCGAATGGGAATCATCCCGGCGCACAGATCCAAGGCCTGACAGCTCCATCCTCAAGACCAACTTGGCCGACTATCACCTCGCTCATGCCCAGGGAGCCGCCTCAActgagggagagggaagtTCGCATCCCATTGCGGACCCGGATAGTCTGGCTTCGAATGACACGCAGATTGCTTGTGCCATCGAAGAAGACGGAAGTATCTATGTACACGGCATCTCGAGTCACCTCTACCAACCTTCCGCGCAAAAGAGCCCTTCTCGCGAAAGATCTGGGTCGCGAAATCTCCACGGCCCTAAGTACCAAGCCGTCAAAGACCGGCTTTTTGCCAACGCGGCTTATCAGCGGCAACGTGAAGCCTCTTTGGTTTACGGCAGTGGCAGGTCCCTGGGACCTCGAATCGACTTTGATGGCCTGGCACCCGAGCTGGCATTGCACCTCCTAGAATTGCACTGGAACCGGCAGCATTACCTCTATCTCATGACTTATCGGCCTGCGTTCTTCGACAGTTTAGCCAACAACGGGCCGTATGCCCACAAATTGCTGCTCAATTCTATTTACTTTTCAAGTTGTTGTCTGGACAGTGACCGTTTCATCTTCAAGCCGGATATCAACGAGCCCCACAGGAGAGGCGAGCGGTTCTACTCAAGATGCAAGGCTTTGTtgatggacgagatcgacAAGCCCAGCTTGCCCACCATCGTTTCGCTGGTCGTGCTCGGGACCACTCTTGTCTCGACCGGCCAGCCAAATGCTGGATGGGTGTTGTGTGGCACCGCTTACCGAATGATTATTGACATGGGCCTGCACTTGAGCACTGCTCCTTGGCAGGACGACGGTGTTCCGGAAACAAACCTGACCCCCATTGAAATTGAAATGAGGGCTCGCATCTACTGGGCTTCTTTCATGATCGATAACTATCAGTCGCTGTATCTGGGACGCCCCTCTTACCTTCGCGCTGCAAACGCACGTATCTCGAGAGACTTCTATGACTACTATGAAGAGCTCGAGAACTGGACACCTTACCTTGATCCCGAGGAAGCCCCTTCAGGCATGAATACCCTATTGGGATCTTATAAGCCCCGACCGGTGTACGCTATCAGTTCCTTCAAGATATTCACCGCGCTGGGCGAGATCGCCTCGCGAATCACCAACTTCTATGCCATAGGCTGCGTCAAGCTTCCTGCCGAGCTCCATATAACAGAGAAGCAAGAGATTCGAGCCGAGCTTGATGTCTGGCTGGAAAACATCCCGCCTCATCTTCGCTTTGATCCTCTTGTTGATTCCCCTCCACCGCCCAACCAATTTGTCCCGCAGTACGT CGCCCTCTATCACACGCTTACTATATTGCTCGAACGGCCTTTCTTGTCGAGCGGCCATCTGTCATCCGCTTCTAATCCGGAGTCTCAGGCTTTGGGTCAGAAACGGTGCACAGAATCCGCCTTCAAGATCTGGCAATTGTTGGACGCCTATCAGAAAGCGTTCACGTTCCGACGAGCACCCTATCTCCTTTCTTACGCCACATACTGCGCGATCGTTGTCCTCTTGAACCAAAAAGAAACCCAAGGAGATGAGTACGAGGAATGCATCCGATTCTTCTGGTTCGCACTCCTCCGTATCCAGAAAGGCACACACTTTGGATTGCGAAAACCACTTCAGATCCTCCAAGGGCTTATGTATCGGGTCGGCAAAGTCATGCCCGACAGGGATCCGCGCGAGAACGAAGATGTTCCATCCCAACTAGATCACCGCGTGGCAAATGAAAGCTTCACGGTACCGATCAACTACGGCAACGTCGACCAGATGCAGCAAATATTTGATTACCCCATTGCCACGGAACTGGAGGCCTTCTTGCAGCAGAATGCCCAGCAGGGCAACTGGCCAACCGGGGATTGGCTGGATACGATGATCAACGAGTTTGGCCAAATTGATGATTCTTTGATTGGTCTAATGGATTCTCAACAACCAGTTATGAAAGGCTATCCTCATATGTGA
- a CDS encoding uncharacterized protein (ID:PFLUO_001465-T1.cds;~source:funannotate): protein MSAMDANFFKAFVVVVSGSFAKYNHGEVKEFVKAHGGRNCSTVTDDCTHLITSQKDVDKKSTKYLQAVKRSTCQIVSLDWLLDSVEAKKALPEKSYLLASGEPSTKDGNQNSSAAEKVEDKKRPTNEASEVEPTNKKLKNAQIASSKSLKVPADNAFVHQPNFSNPKVYIDESGLIWDATLNQTNASSNKNKFYRIQILVDNTGTRFVTWTHWGRVGEYGQSSILANGALIYARNLFERKFKDKSGLKWEDRLDTPKNGKYTFIEREYEKDDEDLPQAASEDKIKVESALPKPTQELLSFIFDADNMLSTMAELSYDPEKLPLGKLSERTLKAGFSILNELSELIAGPESASSAQAMEELSNRYFTTIPHVFGRNRPPMLNTDAQIKKEIELLETLTEMDIANDIMKKSKDDEEVNELDRQFMGLGLQEMAQRNAPLSLSFGPKKLTRTVDHQSAEFKELEKYLSISRGATHSLNYQIIDIFRIDRKGEIDRLSSSRFAKMKNTNRRLLWHGSRSTNFGGILSQGLRIAPPEAPVNGYMFGKGVYLADTSSKSANYCHSYNSNNKGLLLLCEVELGDPMLELYENDYLAGEKARVTGCVATLGKGTSTPGAWKDASCVYQDLGGVKMPDVMIPTCNDDAALLQYNEYIVYDVAQIRQRYLFYFKLSNKP, encoded by the exons ATGTCTGCCATGGACGCAAACTTCTTCAAGGCATTTGTTGTTGTCGTCAGCGGCTCTTTTGCCAAATACAATCACG GCGAGGTGAAGGAGTTTGTGAAAGCCCACGGTGGGAGGAATTGCTCCACCGTCACAGATGATTGCACACACCTGATCACGTCCCAGAAAGACGTGGACAAGAAGTCCACCAAAT ATCTGCAAGCTGTCAAGCGTTCTACCTGCCAGATTGTGTCTCTCGACTGGCTCCTTGACTCCGTGGAAGCCAAGAAGGCGCTTCCCGAGAAGTCCTATCTTCTTGCTTCCGGCGAACCTTCCACCAAAGACGGCAATCAGAACAGTAGTGCCGCCGAAAAAGTCGAAGACAAGAAACGACCTACCAATGAAGCTAGCGAAGTTGAACCTACCAACAAAAAGCTGAAGAACGCGCAAATCGCCAGCTCCAAGTCATTGAAGGTTCCTGCTGACAATGCCTTTGTTCATCAGCCCAATTTCTCAA ACCCGAAAGTCTACATTGATGAATCTGGACTGATCTGGGATGCCACTCTGAACCAGACCAATGCGTCGTCCAACAAGAACAAGTTCTACCGCATTCAGATTCTGGTCGACAATACGGGAACTAGGTTTGTGACCTGGACTCACTGGGGCCGTGTGGGAGAGTATGGGCAGTCTAGCATACTGGCGAACGGAGCTTTGATTTATGCAAGGAACTTGTTTGAACGAAAGTTCAAGGACAAATCGGGCTTGAAGTGGGAAGATCGGCTCGATACCCCCAAAAACGGAAAGTACACGTTCATTGAGCGTGAATATGAAAAGGACGACGAAGATCTGCCACAGGCGGCCTCAgaggacaagatcaaggtcgaGAGTGCCTTGCCAAAACCTACTCAGGAGCTGCTATCTTTCATCTTTGATGCCGACAACATGCTATCTACGATGGCGGAATTGTCGTACGACCCGGAGAAGCTGCCCCTAGGCAAGCTGAGCGAGCGAACACTCAAGGCCGGCTTCTCGATCCTCAATGAACTGTCGGAGCTGATCGCAGGCCCAGAATCGGCATCTTCTGCACAGGCTATGGAAGAGCTGAGCAATCGATACTTTACAACCATTCCTCACGTCTTTGGACGCAACAGGCCCCCCATGCTGAACACAGATGCTCaaatcaagaaggagattgagCTTCTTGAGACACTGACGGAAATGGACATTGCGAATGACATCATGAAGAAGTCcaaggacgacgaggaagtcAACGAGCTAGACCGTCAGTTTATGGGTCTGGGGCTGCAGGAAATGGCACAGCGTAATGCTCCTCTTTCATTGTCGTTTGGTCCAAAGAAACTAACCAGGACAGTTGACCACCAATCTGCAGAGTTCAAAGAACTGGAAAAATATCTTTCAATCTCTCGAGGGGCGACGCACTCTCTCAACTACCAG ATCATTGATATTTTCCGAATTGACCGCAAAGGGGAGATTGATCGCCTGTCGTCATCGCGGTTCGCAAAGATGAAAAACACCAACCGTCGACTTCTTTGGCATGGATCTCGGAGCACCAATTTCGGCGGAATTTTGAGTCAAGGCCTGCGAATCGCACCACCTGAAGCACCCGTCAACGGATACATGTTCGGCAAGGGAGTCTACTTGGCAGATACGTCGAGTAAGTCTGCCAATTACTGCCACTCGtacaacagcaacaacaaggGCCTGCTTCTGCTGTGCGAGGTTGAACTTGGAGATCCCATGCTGGAGTTGTATGAGAATGACTATCTGGCCGGCGAGAAAGCTCGCGTCACGGGCTGTGTTGCAACTCTCGGGAAAGGGACCAGCACTCCAGGCGCTTGGAAAGATGCCAGCTGTGTGTACCAGGACTTGGGGGGCGTCAAGATGCCAGATGTGATGATCCCCACGTGCAACGACGATGCGGCCTTACTCCAGTACAACGAATACATTGTGTACGATGTGGCCCAGATTCGACAGCGTTACCTCTTCTATTTCAAACTATCAAACAAGCCATAG
- a CDS encoding uncharacterized protein (ID:PFLUO_001469-T1.cds;~source:funannotate) codes for MKHQYLGARGKKLTWLSIVTVVLPAYFLAGYSNAVPGGLLDLDSWVETFPQIDTVHKKGAAEAEAARIQGTAVAIYLVGCFLGALACLKLGDKVGRIRTMIIGNIVNMCGSIIIVSSFSLGQLIAGRVILGLGLGAVASTVPAWQAECSPAKNRGALVTLEAAFATMGLAASQFIDLGCFFSKTSLSWRLPLAVPILCNFTMLSVLPFLPESPRWLVKKGRIEEAREIMAVLEDQSFDSPQIANDITAMKKSLETMGAGSFGGLIRDKGNRLRLRTLLAMFSTFSQQMNGAGLIGFYTVSIFAELGLAPIVTRVLAGCIFVFQLPCCFLCSKLVDRVGRRFLLLLGAGGMGAVFVVLSGTMSQLPGNQACTVVAAVALFFYTFFFGVSYGINWLFPAEVAPLAYRTQIYALTTATQFGINFMVVEVTPLGINNLGWKFFIIWAAVCLGLLFPVTYLFFPETTGHTLEDIDHIFRTANGAFDLVSVSKAVRRDGLVHQSGTTDIHALEEGSDAGLSATKDGDTAYEIENNAKE; via the exons ATGAAGCACCAATACCTTGGCGCTCGCGGCAAGAAACTGACATGGCTCTCCATCGTCACTGTCGTGCTGCCGGCTTACTTCTTGGCTGGG TACAGCAATGCCGTTCCGGGAGGACTGTTGGATTTGGACTCCTGGGTAGAGACCTTTCCTCAGATTGATACTGTGCACAAAAAGGGCGCTGCCGAAGCCGAGGCTGCCCGTATCCAGG GCACTGCTGTGGCCATCTACCTTGTCGGCTGCTTCTTGGGGGCGTTGGCCTGCCTGAAGCTGGGAGACAAGGTCGGTCGCATCAGGACCATGATCATTGGCAATATCGTCAACATGTGTGGCTCCATTATCATTGTCTCGAGTTTTTCGCTCGGCCAGCTGATTGCTGGGCGTGTGATCCTGGGGCTGGGGTTGGGTGCCGT AGCATCCACCGTCCCGGCGTGGCAAGCTGAATGCTCACCCGCCAAAAACCGTGGCGCCTTGGTGACCCTCGAAGCCGCCTTTGCCACCATGGGTCTCGCCGCGTCTCAATTCATCGACCTGGGCTGCTTCTTCAGCAAAACCAGTCTTTCCTGGCGGTTACCCCTGGCGGTCCCTATCCTCTGCAACTTCACCATGCTCAGTGTTCTCCCATTCCTGCCCGAATCGCCTAGATGGCTCGTCAAGAAGGGTCGCATCGAAGAAGCTAGGGAAATCATGGCGGTCTTGGAGGACCAGAGCTTCGACTCTCCCCAGATCGCAAACGACATTACTGCCATGAAGAAATCCTTGGAGACTATGGGCGCCGGCAGTTTTGGTGGCCTTATCAGGGACAAGGGCAACAGGCTCAGGCTTCGGACTCTGTTGGCCATGTTTTCGACCTTCTCACAACAGATGAATGGCGCCGGCCTGATCGGTTTCTATACTGTCAGCATTTTCGCAGAGCTTGGTCTCGCGCCCATTGTCACTCGCGTCCTAGCTGGTTGCATCTTCGTCTTCCAGCTTCCATGCTGCTTCCTATGCAGCAAGCTCGTCGATCGCGTCGGCCGTCGCTTCCTCTTGCTCCTGGGTGCCGGAGGCATGGGTGCTGTGTTTGTGGTCCTGTCCGGCACCATGTCTCAGCTACCCGGCAACCAGGCCTGCACTGTCGTCGCGGCCGTTgccctcttcttctacaccttcttcttcggtgtcTCGTACGGCATCAACTGGCTGTTCCCCGCAGAAGTGGCTCCCCTGGCCTACCGGACGCAGATCTACGCCTTGACGACCGCCACGCAATTCGGCATCAACTTTATGGTCGTCGAAGTCACGCCCTTGGGCATCAACAACCTGGGCTGGAAATTCTTTATCATTTGGGCTGCTGTGTGCTTGGGTCTCCTATTTCCAG TCACCTACCTTTTCTTCCCTGAAACCACCGGACACACTCTGGAAGACATCGACCACATTTTCAGAACCGCCAATGGCGCTTTCGATCTGGTCAGTGTCTCCAAGGCTGTCAGGCGAGACGGATTGGTCCACCAGTCCGGTACCACCGACATCCACGCTCTTGAAGAGGGTTCCGACGCCGGTCTCTCCGCAACCAAAGACGGTGATACTGCCTATGAGATCGAAAACAATGCCAAGGAGTAG